A stretch of the Sulfurospirillum sp. UCH001 genome encodes the following:
- a CDS encoding IS3 family transposase (programmed frameshift) — MANKLYTDEFKQEAVNQIVKNGYPIKDTAQRLGVHPDSLKAWIKIYSNPQSTSQHQASKDLSSENRKLKAELKRVTEERDILKKGRSVLCQESKVKYAFIKEYKPFYPVRRMCKALQVHFSGYYAWNKQPESKRDRDNKVVLQHIKEAYEHSGRIYGYRTVTKDLIASGISVNKKRVARLMNIAKLFGAGVKQKKPRYKKGQRHLAHPNHLGQCFNVQEPNHTWVTDITYIKTHEGWFYLAVVLDLFSRKVAGWATSHRMTTQLALKALEMATFRQKPHHEVIVHSDQGSQYSSYEWQALLKKYNLIPSMSRRGNCYDNAVAESFFKTFKRECVKKQIYITREEAQSDIFYYIEMFYNSTRRHSYLGYISPNEFEKRYNEKLNMASQN, encoded by the exons ATGGCAAATAAACTATACACAGACGAGTTCAAACAAGAGGCAGTCAATCAAATTGTAAAAAATGGCTATCCCATTAAAGATACCGCACAAAGATTAGGAGTGCATCCTGATTCACTCAAAGCATGGATAAAAATCTATAGTAATCCTCAAAGTACCTCACAACACCAAGCTTCCAAAGATTTATCATCCGAGAATAGGAAGCTCAAAGCAGAATTAAAAAGAGTCACCGAGGAGCGTGACATTCTAAAAAAGG GCCGCAGCGTACTTTGCCAAGAATCAAAAGTAAAGTACGCCTTCATTAAAGAGTATAAGCCATTTTATCCCGTGCGAAGAATGTGCAAAGCTTTGCAAGTCCATTTTAGTGGTTATTATGCATGGAATAAACAACCAGAATCAAAACGTGATAGAGATAATAAAGTGGTCTTGCAACACATTAAAGAGGCTTATGAACACAGTGGTCGTATCTATGGATATCGAACTGTTACCAAAGATCTTATAGCATCAGGTATCAGTGTGAATAAAAAAAGAGTCGCAAGACTTATGAACATAGCCAAACTCTTTGGTGCAGGTGTCAAACAGAAAAAACCTCGTTATAAAAAAGGGCAGAGACATTTGGCACATCCTAACCATCTTGGGCAGTGTTTCAATGTTCAAGAGCCAAATCACACATGGGTAACAGATATAACCTATATCAAAACACATGAAGGATGGTTTTATTTAGCGGTTGTATTAGACCTTTTCAGTAGAAAAGTTGCTGGATGGGCAACAAGTCATCGCATGACAACACAGTTAGCTCTAAAAGCTCTGGAAATGGCAACCTTTAGACAAAAACCACATCATGAAGTTATTGTACACTCTGATCAAGGATCACAGTATAGCTCTTACGAGTGGCAAGCACTCCTAAAAAAATACAACCTGATTCCTAGCATGAGCAGGCGAGGCAACTGTTATGATAATGCAGTGGCTGAAAGCTTTTTTAAAACATTTAAGCGTGAATGTGTCAAAAAACAGATTTATATTACACGAGAGGAAGCACAATCAGACATATTTTATTACATTGAAATGTTTTATAATTCAACCAGAAGGCATAGCTATCTTGGTTATATTTCGCCCAATGAATTTGAAAAAAGATATAATGAGAAATTAAATATGGCTTCGCAGAATTAG
- a CDS encoding J domain-containing protein: MWGHSRELIQKILHVKQEIHHFTTAEKRARFQHLREKYAALKQAIDMKKTYQSSLEEALAKLNPLDDTYHELYEKIKVLKEELNVAEEALNQKYQKAIKEFDEDPDMQEYEETKRMYEEFRNNFEEELNAKLFDLSESEKKELKQLYRQASRLCHPDIVADELKTQAHEMMQKLNDAYSEKNLTIVKEILFALQHDIGFTVASNNINNKEKLKAKIVKLRKKLKITENEITEIKLDETFEIIKDLDNWDTYFEELKGNLEYELMSLMNNYNALRFYS, translated from the coding sequence ATGTGGGGTCATTCCAGAGAGCTCATTCAAAAAATATTACATGTAAAACAAGAGATACATCATTTTACTACAGCAGAAAAAAGAGCTCGTTTTCAACATTTGAGAGAGAAGTATGCAGCTTTAAAACAAGCTATTGATATGAAAAAAACATATCAATCTTCTCTTGAAGAAGCACTGGCAAAACTTAATCCTTTAGATGATACCTACCATGAACTTTATGAAAAAATAAAAGTTTTAAAAGAAGAATTAAATGTTGCAGAAGAGGCTTTGAATCAAAAATATCAGAAAGCGATAAAAGAGTTTGACGAAGATCCTGACATGCAAGAGTACGAAGAAACTAAACGTATGTATGAAGAATTTAGAAATAATTTTGAAGAAGAACTCAATGCTAAATTATTTGATCTTAGTGAAAGCGAGAAAAAAGAACTTAAACAGCTCTATAGGCAAGCCAGTAGACTTTGCCATCCAGATATCGTAGCTGATGAACTGAAAACTCAAGCGCATGAGATGATGCAAAAACTCAATGATGCCTATAGTGAAAAAAATTTAACAATTGTTAAAGAGATACTTTTCGCGTTACAGCATGATATTGGCTTTACTGTTGCAAGTAATAATATAAATAATAAAGAAAAACTTAAAGCAAAGATTGTCAAACTTAGAAAAAAGCTTAAAATCACTGAAAACGAAATAACAGAAATAAAATTAGATGAAACATTTGAAATTATTAAAGATTTGGATAATTGGGATACATACTTTGAAGAGCTTAAAGGGAATCTTGAATATGAACTCATGTCTCTTATGAATAATTATAATGCACTTAGGTTTTATTCTTGA
- a CDS encoding PD-(D/E)XK nuclease family protein, producing the protein MIKFLQTLFIARSNDSADKYLSKHSGAIKVMTLASLLSSEELTRSVAMDAFIAKIILHHAIQTLKLDHFDYLCNAEASVNEVYTHILACKRNCIGLDVFEYETQKHIELQQIWNAYEELKNSFGLKDSADVMMEAVEALQHTKYFTQFSSVVLDVFEEEGIRFYANTLEHKALEIIRAISHVEVLTPQISDLKSIETYTSQQSYFDEALFAIKAARKLMVDGVQDGDIAIVTGNLLRYRRILESNAFEYGMKLRFSSGIPILQSSLFAKFLKAKTFDKFKEDVSFRITQDYQRGLIDESKLEEVKLHFTQIKSLHYRTLTIIETAKKLFDEVLEYKKIILSLAEEAFIPPLKDQEGIWVSEPNQIPNHRFRHIIFIGTDLSQFPPKMRSNFLATPEQRERYLGVDNAYRLSQYYFSQMLKNSESLHVCTAMQEGKKKLFISPVITNLPHKSFTDYECASVREVLHAKCRYKQDELFETYVEAALSPARTLYDGLSQDFTYKSGVLSASSLNEYAKCPLRYQLTFHYKAEALAVERDDDELEASDIGTIFHSIAEQFAQDVKANTIALGALPTYNIKEHLHAIATRKHQEYIQQKIIDEGKIPTVFHEIVLHDLTKGLFEEHHEKGLLVRFLEYVYQNGRLEDFEQSEHRFMLDSDFCITTEKDKAIIKGFIDRIDRNHTHQTVTIIDYKTGKYAKEKEMKLIEGMNNYQQFQLPLYLLYASQAYDDYTINSHLLSMRCEQGTKEYAHISTSAENGLCFDEAYEQGLKEKIYSFKQAIESGEFAMTPSEENCSYCPYEKICHKEILVHKVLEDAMSGDDNE; encoded by the coding sequence ATGATTAAATTCTTGCAAACCCTTTTTATCGCCCGATCCAACGATTCAGCTGACAAGTACCTCTCTAAGCATTCAGGGGCTATAAAAGTCATGACATTGGCTTCACTCCTCTCTTCAGAAGAATTAACACGATCAGTAGCTATGGATGCATTTATAGCAAAGATAATACTTCATCATGCTATTCAAACCCTGAAATTAGATCACTTTGATTATCTATGTAATGCCGAAGCATCAGTCAATGAAGTATATACACATATCCTTGCGTGTAAACGAAACTGTATAGGGCTTGATGTCTTTGAGTATGAGACACAAAAACATATTGAGTTACAACAGATCTGGAATGCATACGAAGAACTAAAAAACAGTTTTGGTCTTAAAGATAGTGCAGATGTTATGATGGAAGCGGTTGAGGCACTGCAACATACAAAGTATTTTACGCAATTTTCAAGCGTGGTGTTAGATGTATTTGAGGAGGAGGGGATTCGATTTTACGCTAATACCTTAGAACACAAAGCACTTGAGATCATTAGGGCTATATCTCATGTGGAAGTTTTAACACCACAAATATCGGATTTAAAATCTATCGAAACATATACCTCTCAGCAGTCATATTTTGATGAGGCACTGTTTGCTATCAAAGCTGCTCGAAAATTGATGGTAGATGGGGTGCAGGATGGTGACATCGCTATTGTCACTGGCAATCTGTTACGCTATCGTCGTATCTTAGAAAGTAATGCTTTTGAATATGGTATGAAGCTTCGCTTTAGCTCAGGAATACCGATACTACAAAGTTCTCTTTTTGCCAAATTTTTAAAGGCTAAGACCTTTGACAAATTTAAAGAAGACGTATCATTCAGAATTACCCAAGATTATCAGCGAGGGTTGATTGATGAGAGTAAATTAGAAGAGGTTAAACTTCATTTTACTCAAATTAAATCACTACATTACCGAACATTAACCATCATTGAAACAGCTAAAAAACTGTTTGATGAGGTACTTGAATATAAAAAAATCATCCTCTCTCTTGCAGAAGAGGCTTTTATTCCACCGTTGAAAGATCAAGAAGGCATTTGGGTCAGTGAACCAAACCAAATACCAAATCACCGTTTTAGGCACATCATTTTTATTGGAACCGATCTTTCGCAATTTCCTCCAAAGATGAGAAGTAATTTCTTAGCAACGCCAGAGCAAAGAGAGCGCTATCTTGGGGTAGATAATGCATACCGCCTTAGTCAATACTACTTTTCTCAAATGCTTAAAAATAGTGAATCACTGCATGTATGCACTGCAATGCAGGAGGGTAAGAAGAAACTATTTATCTCTCCGGTCATCACTAATCTTCCTCACAAATCTTTTACAGACTATGAGTGTGCTTCAGTGCGTGAAGTACTACATGCAAAGTGTCGTTATAAACAAGATGAGTTATTTGAAACATATGTTGAAGCAGCATTATCTCCAGCACGTACTCTTTATGATGGTTTGAGTCAAGATTTTACGTATAAAAGTGGTGTACTATCAGCGTCGAGTTTAAATGAATATGCTAAATGTCCCCTTCGTTATCAGCTTACGTTTCACTACAAGGCTGAAGCCTTAGCCGTCGAAAGAGATGATGATGAGCTTGAAGCAAGCGATATTGGAACTATTTTTCATTCAATAGCAGAACAGTTTGCCCAGGATGTTAAAGCGAATACAATAGCATTAGGCGCATTACCAACTTATAATATCAAAGAACATCTTCACGCAATAGCAACACGTAAACATCAAGAGTATATTCAACAAAAGATTATTGATGAGGGGAAAATACCGACAGTATTTCATGAAATTGTTCTGCATGATTTGACGAAAGGGTTATTTGAAGAGCACCATGAGAAGGGCTTACTGGTACGTTTTTTAGAGTATGTGTATCAAAATGGTAGGCTTGAAGATTTTGAACAAAGTGAACATCGTTTTATGCTTGATAGTGATTTTTGTATTACAACAGAGAAAGACAAAGCGATTATTAAGGGCTTTATCGATCGAATTGATCGCAATCACACCCATCAAACCGTAACGATCATTGACTATAAAACGGGCAAATATGCTAAAGAAAAAGAGATGAAACTCATTGAAGGGATGAATAACTATCAACAATTTCAACTGCCTCTTTATCTTCTTTATGCATCCCAAGCATACGATGATTACACTATAAATTCGCATCTTTTATCGATGCGTTGTGAACAAGGAACGAAAGAGTATGCACACATTAGTACCTCTGCTGAGAATGGGCTTTGTTTTGATGAAGCATATGAACAAGGACTCAAAGAGAAAATATACTCATTTAAACAAGCCATCGAGTCAGGTGAGTTTGCAATGACCCCATCAGAAGAGAATTGTAGTTATTGTCCATATGAAAAAATTTGTCACAAAGAGATACTTGTTCATAAAGTATTAGAAGATGCAATGAGTGGAGATGACAATGAGTAA
- a CDS encoding HAD family hydrolase yields the protein MNNIIALIFDFDITLSPEFQQQVIFDHWGVDAETFWRECGVLGKQGYDLEHSYMRNMIDYGRRDSKYALTNEKLREFGRQVELYQGLSRKDGFTSVFDDLKTLLNKKEFAEHNIELECYCISGGLKPMIEGAFEAHDLNGYFKEIFACDFDEDDTGKLGYIKETVGHTIKTQKLFMIAKGVSPKNGDHPSLVNEVIHHYRVPFENMIFLGDGQTDIPAFSLVNKNGGKSIAVYREEKTSDGSIDEEHTLETYLNGYKLAIEANRAEQLLPADYSFGKPLKMALLGYVESVAKNIMNKSNSKI from the coding sequence ATGAATAATATCATCGCACTTATTTTTGACTTTGATATAACCCTCTCACCAGAATTCCAGCAACAGGTCATTTTTGATCATTGGGGTGTTGATGCAGAGACGTTTTGGCGTGAATGTGGGGTATTGGGAAAGCAAGGATACGATCTAGAGCACTCTTATATGCGTAATATGATCGATTATGGTAGACGCGATAGTAAATACGCACTCACCAATGAAAAATTACGTGAATTTGGGCGTCAGGTGGAACTATATCAAGGGCTTAGCCGTAAAGATGGGTTCACCTCGGTTTTTGATGATCTTAAAACACTTCTTAACAAAAAAGAGTTCGCCGAACATAATATAGAGTTAGAGTGCTACTGTATCAGTGGTGGACTTAAACCGATGATAGAAGGCGCTTTTGAAGCACATGATCTTAATGGTTATTTTAAAGAAATATTTGCATGCGATTTTGATGAAGACGACACGGGAAAGCTCGGGTACATCAAAGAAACCGTTGGCCATACCATAAAAACTCAAAAGCTTTTTATGATAGCTAAGGGAGTTTCTCCTAAAAATGGCGATCATCCTTCACTTGTAAATGAAGTGATCCATCACTACCGAGTACCATTTGAGAACATGATCTTTTTGGGAGATGGACAAACGGATATTCCCGCCTTTTCCTTGGTCAATAAAAATGGCGGTAAATCAATTGCCGTATATCGTGAAGAGAAAACTAGTGATGGCTCAATAGATGAAGAACACACCCTTGAAACTTATCTAAATGGCTATAAACTCGCCATCGAAGCCAATCGTGCAGAGCAATTATTGCCTGCTGATTATTCGTTTGGTAAACCGCTAAAAATGGCTTTGCTTGGGTATGTTGAGAGTGTGGCAAAAAATATTATGAATAAATCGAATAGTAAAATTTAA
- a CDS encoding DUF262 domain-containing protein, with the protein MSQNNNIPKVFSIEKLFENGDYIIPVYQRNYAWGEKEINQLIDDIYDYCEENEKNNDKKNYYIGTLIVFKRDKAFEVIDGQQRLTTLFILMSVLNKLNESFRLKFESRERAEKTLQEIRRQEFKFDNYLKEELNINILNAYVLIQKRFKKLNEKFIDYFLDKVQILRIEVPEDTDLNHYFEIMNNRGEQLEKHEILKSRMLAKLKDDKQATSMFNTIWEACTNMERYVQYGFSHEQRKNIFGNNWNEFQKKSFDDLLNQSDQIQMSENASTIAELIGINAKKMSSPELVKDDDNPERFNAVINFSNFLLHVLRIQTNEDIPLDDKRLLETFNGKYESMEDVKCFGFNLLKMKFLFDNYIIKREYTAKGDEWSLKQLIKNDHPSKNNSAYYKNRFNDERQNKNILILLSMFHVSAPTLIYKHWLNAALKYLFENSEIQDSCYISYLEKIAKTYMKDRFLSISPTDYYEIIYCHNGESKNSAIDWNNLNQGTDVENYIFNYLDYLLWKNENFNQFKENFSFSFRSSVEHYYPQKTMKNIDKLDGPILNSFGNLCLVTSSENSRLSNFTPKAKKEFYSKQSNNSIKQRIMMESENWTEYEIKKHQSQMIELLTNELL; encoded by the coding sequence ATGTCACAAAACAATAATATACCTAAAGTCTTTTCTATAGAAAAATTGTTTGAAAATGGAGACTACATTATTCCAGTATATCAGCGAAATTATGCGTGGGGTGAAAAAGAGATAAATCAGCTGATAGATGATATTTATGATTATTGCGAAGAAAATGAAAAAAACAATGATAAAAAAAACTATTATATTGGGACTCTGATAGTTTTTAAAAGAGATAAAGCATTTGAAGTGATTGATGGACAACAACGACTTACAACATTATTTATATTGATGAGTGTCTTAAATAAATTAAATGAATCATTTAGATTAAAATTTGAAAGTAGAGAAAGAGCAGAAAAAACGTTACAAGAGATTAGAAGACAAGAGTTTAAATTTGACAATTATTTGAAAGAAGAATTAAATATAAACATTTTAAATGCCTATGTGCTTATTCAAAAAAGATTCAAAAAATTAAATGAAAAATTTATTGATTATTTTCTAGATAAAGTTCAAATATTAAGAATCGAAGTTCCAGAGGACACCGATTTGAATCATTATTTTGAAATTATGAATAATAGAGGTGAACAGCTAGAAAAGCATGAAATTTTGAAATCACGGATGCTTGCAAAATTAAAAGATGACAAACAAGCAACAAGTATGTTCAATACAATTTGGGAAGCTTGTACTAACATGGAACGATATGTTCAGTATGGTTTTTCACATGAACAACGAAAAAATATTTTTGGTAATAATTGGAACGAATTTCAAAAGAAAAGTTTTGATGATCTGCTCAATCAATCAGATCAAATTCAAATGAGCGAAAATGCAAGTACTATAGCGGAACTTATCGGAATTAATGCAAAGAAAATGTCGTCACCTGAACTTGTAAAAGATGATGATAATCCTGAAAGATTTAATGCGGTTATCAATTTTTCAAACTTTTTGTTGCATGTGTTAAGAATTCAAACAAATGAGGATATCCCTCTTGATGATAAGAGATTGCTAGAAACATTTAATGGCAAATATGAGTCAATGGAAGATGTTAAATGTTTTGGATTTAACCTTCTAAAAATGAAGTTTTTATTCGATAACTATATCATTAAAAGAGAATATACAGCTAAAGGCGATGAATGGAGCTTGAAACAATTAATCAAAAATGATCATCCAAGTAAAAATAATTCTGCTTATTATAAAAATAGATTTAATGATGAAAGACAAAACAAAAACATCTTAATTCTTTTATCAATGTTTCATGTCTCAGCACCTACTCTAATATACAAACATTGGTTGAATGCTGCACTAAAATATTTATTTGAAAATAGCGAAATTCAAGATAGTTGTTATATTTCTTATTTAGAAAAAATAGCTAAAACTTACATGAAAGATAGATTTTTAAGTATATCTCCAACTGATTATTACGAAATTATCTATTGTCATAATGGCGAAAGTAAAAATAGTGCAATTGATTGGAATAACTTAAACCAAGGGACAGATGTTGAAAATTATATTTTCAATTATCTTGATTATTTACTATGGAAAAATGAAAATTTTAATCAATTTAAAGAGAATTTTTCATTTTCATTTCGCTCATCTGTTGAACACTATTATCCACAAAAGACAATGAAAAATATAGACAAATTAGATGGTCCGATATTAAATAGCTTTGGTAATTTATGCTTAGTAACAAGTAGTGAAAACTCTAGACTAAGTAATTTTACGCCTAAGGCAAAAAAAGAGTTTTATTCAAAGCAATCCAACAATAGCATAAAGCAACGAATTATGATGGAAAGTGAGAACTGGACTGAGTATGAAATAAAAAAACATCAATCTCAGATGATTGAATTATTAACTAATGAACTGTTGTAA
- a CDS encoding DUF262 domain-containing protein produces MESNEIIKVKDLLNKTNLQIPEYQRPYKWDIYNINQLIDDILRFNDKETYRLGTIVLHKENEKLNIVDGQQRTISLLLIYHALKEVNQRYVGSLTINFDWKFKSDISKFNIQNNYQAIKRRANEFDEKTIKFIFEKCEIVVITLNDLTEAFQFFDSQNARGKDLDPHDLLKAYHLREMDEVEEKEKIKIIKTWEDVNPEELTRLFEDNLFRIRQWSKTRSARFFTKKDIGVFKGFNLHDMNEYMYSKIQVIANSYINHYNQEYIHQIDSNTMNYPFQIDQTIINGKRFFEMVTYYKKFKEKMKEIKNEILILLDSYESKSRTGDKYVRILFDCALMYYIDRFGEVELDKAIEKFFIWAYSLRLKQHSVQIASMDNYALAYIENINIFQHIREAINHKEIINLQLEIVSQIVATKVKEIVEKFEELGYVTKQ; encoded by the coding sequence TTGGAATCCAACGAAATCATTAAAGTAAAAGATTTATTGAATAAAACTAATCTGCAAATACCAGAATATCAAAGGCCATATAAGTGGGATATTTATAATATCAATCAGCTTATAGATGATATTTTACGTTTTAATGACAAAGAAACATATAGACTTGGTACTATTGTTTTGCACAAAGAGAATGAAAAATTAAATATCGTTGATGGTCAACAACGAACTATATCGCTGTTACTAATTTACCATGCTCTTAAAGAAGTTAACCAAAGATATGTAGGCTCATTGACCATAAATTTTGATTGGAAATTTAAGAGTGATATTTCAAAGTTTAACATCCAAAATAACTACCAAGCTATCAAAAGGAGAGCTAATGAGTTTGATGAGAAAACAATCAAATTTATTTTTGAAAAATGTGAAATTGTTGTTATTACTCTTAATGATCTAACGGAAGCTTTTCAATTTTTTGATTCACAAAATGCAAGAGGTAAAGATTTAGACCCTCATGATTTACTGAAAGCGTATCATTTAAGAGAAATGGATGAAGTTGAGGAGAAAGAAAAAATAAAAATTATCAAAACGTGGGAAGATGTGAATCCTGAAGAGTTAACTAGGCTTTTTGAAGATAATCTTTTCCGTATACGCCAATGGAGCAAAACTCGTTCAGCTCGATTTTTTACTAAAAAAGACATTGGTGTATTCAAAGGATTTAACCTACATGATATGAATGAATACATGTATTCCAAAATACAAGTAATTGCTAATTCCTACATTAATCATTACAATCAAGAGTATATCCATCAAATCGATTCAAATACAATGAATTATCCATTTCAGATAGATCAAACGATTATCAATGGTAAACGCTTTTTTGAAATGGTTACTTACTATAAAAAGTTTAAAGAAAAAATGAAAGAGATTAAAAATGAGATTTTGATACTGCTGGATTCATACGAATCAAAAAGTAGAACAGGTGATAAATATGTTCGTATTCTTTTTGATTGCGCTTTAATGTATTACATTGACAGATTTGGAGAAGTCGAGCTCGACAAAGCGATTGAAAAATTCTTCATTTGGGCATATTCATTAAGATTAAAACAACACTCTGTCCAAATAGCTTCAATGGATAATTATGCCTTAGCCTATATAGAAAATATCAATATTTTTCAACACATAAGAGAAGCAATTAATCATAAAGAAATTATCAATTTACAATTAGAAATTGTAAGCCAAATAGTCGCAACTAAAGTTAAAGAAATAGTAGAAAAATTTGAGGAGTTGGGTTATGTCACAAAACAATAA